The Nocardioides sp. S-1144 genome includes a region encoding these proteins:
- a CDS encoding ATP-binding cassette domain-containing protein, whose amino-acid sequence MVDMIRARGLVKRYKEVTALAGLDLDVPEGTVLALLGPNGAGKTTAVRCLTTLLVPDEGSAEVAGVDVLADPQGVRRRIGLSGQYAAVDEHLTGFENLTMVGRLYGLGKARSRTRARELLERFDLAEAGDRPSKTYSGGMRRRLDLAGALVAEPPVLVLDEPTTGLDVRARQQMWEVIRELVGSGATLLLTTQYLEEADRLADDIVVIDHGRAIARGTADELKSQTGGERIEVVVADSLHVEATRRLLGAVALGDVQVEDRTLTAAVTDGAPALRRLLGDLEGERIGVLDVGLRRPTLDDVFLTLTGRTADEQPEEAAR is encoded by the coding sequence ATGGTCGACATGATCCGGGCCCGAGGCCTGGTCAAGCGCTACAAGGAGGTCACCGCCCTGGCCGGGCTCGACCTCGACGTGCCCGAGGGCACCGTCCTGGCCCTGCTCGGGCCCAACGGCGCCGGGAAGACCACCGCGGTCCGGTGCCTGACGACCCTCCTGGTGCCCGACGAGGGCAGCGCCGAGGTCGCCGGCGTCGACGTGCTGGCCGACCCGCAGGGCGTGCGCCGCAGGATCGGCCTGTCCGGCCAGTACGCCGCGGTCGACGAGCACCTCACCGGTTTCGAGAACCTCACGATGGTGGGCCGGCTCTACGGCCTCGGGAAGGCGCGCTCGCGCACCCGGGCCCGCGAGCTGCTCGAGCGCTTCGACCTGGCCGAGGCCGGCGACCGGCCCTCCAAGACCTACTCCGGCGGCATGCGGCGCCGCCTCGACCTCGCCGGCGCCCTGGTCGCCGAGCCGCCGGTGCTGGTGCTCGACGAGCCGACGACCGGGCTCGACGTCCGCGCCCGCCAGCAGATGTGGGAGGTGATCCGCGAGCTCGTGGGCAGCGGGGCGACGCTGCTGCTCACCACCCAGTACCTCGAGGAGGCCGACCGGCTCGCCGACGACATCGTCGTGATCGACCACGGCCGCGCGATCGCGCGCGGCACCGCCGACGAGCTCAAGTCCCAGACCGGGGGCGAGCGGATCGAGGTCGTGGTCGCCGACTCCCTCCACGTCGAGGCCACCCGCCGGCTGCTCGGCGCCGTCGCGCTCGGCGACGTGCAGGTCGAGGACCGCACGCTGACCGCGGCGGTGACCGACGGCGCGCCCGCGCTGCGCCGGCTGCTCGGCGACCTCGAGGGCGAGCGCATCGGCGTCCTCGACGTCGGGCTGCGCCGCCCGACCCTCGACGACGTCTTCCTGACCCTGACCGGCCGCACGGCCGACGAGCAGCCCGAGGAGGCCGCCCGGTGA
- a CDS encoding pseudouridine-5'-phosphate glycosidase produces the protein MTAPAPTPSTPPIRLTEEVATAVAEGRPVVALESTIISHGMPYPDNVAMALEVEGIVREHGAVPATIAVLDGVPRAGLDHDALELLARDPGVTKASVRDLPHVVARGGHGATTVAATMRLAALAGIDVFVTGGLGGVHRGAAESLDVSADLTELAVTPVTVVCAGVKSILDIGLTLEVLETNGVPVMVVGSDEFPAFYSRVSGHAAPSRIESAADVAAAMTAARGLGLRSGLVVANPIPVADEIPAAEIDGVIARALADLDALGIGGKDVTPYLLKRIVELTDGASLVANIALVRHNARLGAAIASAHAAR, from the coding sequence GTGACCGCCCCCGCCCCGACCCCCTCGACCCCGCCGATCCGCCTGACCGAGGAGGTCGCGACCGCGGTCGCCGAGGGGCGCCCGGTCGTCGCGCTCGAGAGCACGATCATCAGCCACGGGATGCCCTACCCCGACAACGTCGCCATGGCGCTCGAGGTCGAGGGCATCGTCCGCGAGCACGGGGCGGTGCCGGCCACGATCGCGGTGCTGGACGGCGTCCCGCGGGCCGGGCTCGACCACGACGCCCTCGAGCTGCTCGCCCGTGACCCCGGCGTCACCAAGGCCAGCGTCCGCGACCTCCCGCACGTCGTCGCGCGCGGCGGGCACGGTGCCACGACCGTCGCCGCGACCATGCGGCTGGCCGCGCTGGCCGGCATCGACGTCTTCGTCACCGGCGGCCTCGGCGGCGTGCACCGCGGCGCGGCGGAGTCCCTCGACGTCTCCGCCGACCTCACCGAGCTCGCGGTCACCCCGGTCACCGTCGTGTGCGCCGGCGTGAAGAGCATCCTCGACATCGGCCTGACCCTGGAGGTGCTCGAGACCAACGGCGTCCCGGTCATGGTCGTCGGCAGCGACGAGTTCCCGGCCTTCTACTCGCGGGTCAGCGGGCACGCCGCCCCCTCGCGCATCGAGTCCGCCGCCGACGTGGCCGCCGCGATGACCGCCGCCCGCGGCCTCGGCCTGCGCAGCGGCCTGGTCGTCGCGAACCCGATCCCGGTCGCCGACGAGATCCCGGCGGCCGAGATCGACGGCGTCATCGCCCGCGCCCTCGCCGACCTCGACGCCCTCGGCATCGGCGGCAAGGACGTCACCCCCTACCTGCTCAAGCGGATCGTCGAGCTCACCGACGGCGCCAGCCTGGTCGCCAACATCGCGCTCGTGCGCCACAACGCCCGCCTCGGCGCCGCCATCGCGTCCGCCCACGCCGCTCGGTAG
- a CDS encoding DUF429 domain-containing protein, with protein sequence MHYIGIDLAWGEKAPTGLAVVDAEARLLHVSAVRTDEDVVAALAAYDGDCLAGIDAPLVVKNEKGSRPAEQALSKDFRRFDAGTHPSNTGKPEFANGTRGARVAKRLGLDIDPRSGRRRRAVEVYPHAASIVLFDLPKVLRYKAKPGRDLELLRSELLALMGHVEAVVRTDETWAALRALVETATQKAQLRRVEDQVDAVLCAYVAWFVDHRPDDVTRYGDLDTGYIVTPTLGTEPVAVTHAEVVRRAVRGYAAGHDDLMRAGENAVALVRGLLDEAGINYLSVTGRTKTVASFAEKAARTAAGRPLYDDPTTQITDAVGVRVITYVRDDVDAVADVLAEQVTVTDDRDLGQETASEGRFGYASRHLMVDLGGRSTQVQVRTVLQHAWAEFEHDIRYKGTVPDIHVGEFDRRFTLAAGLLELADREFSEIRERLRGATPAVGVVGDATADDDPRLDPRELAAYLAGQYSDAGWSRTDHYGWIAGLLLELGTTSFDELGEVLREADDATIAARMDYRHPPGAVRRLDDALLWVFGDRYVGLHQNAHRRPLLAQRLERLRGTP encoded by the coding sequence GTGCACTACATCGGCATCGACCTCGCCTGGGGCGAGAAGGCACCCACCGGGCTCGCGGTGGTCGACGCCGAGGCACGCCTGCTGCACGTGAGCGCGGTCCGCACCGACGAGGACGTGGTGGCCGCGCTGGCGGCGTACGACGGTGACTGCCTGGCCGGCATCGACGCCCCGCTGGTGGTCAAGAACGAGAAGGGCTCGCGGCCCGCGGAGCAGGCGCTGAGCAAGGACTTCCGCCGCTTCGACGCCGGCACCCACCCTTCCAACACCGGCAAGCCGGAGTTCGCCAACGGCACCCGCGGCGCCCGGGTGGCCAAGCGCCTCGGCCTCGACATCGACCCGCGCTCCGGACGCCGGCGCCGGGCCGTCGAGGTCTACCCGCACGCGGCCTCGATCGTGCTCTTCGACCTGCCGAAGGTGCTGCGCTACAAGGCCAAGCCGGGTCGCGACCTGGAGCTGCTGCGCAGCGAGCTGCTCGCGCTGATGGGCCACGTCGAGGCCGTCGTCCGCACCGACGAGACCTGGGCCGCGCTGCGGGCGCTCGTCGAGACGGCCACCCAGAAGGCCCAGCTGCGGCGCGTGGAGGACCAGGTGGACGCCGTCCTGTGCGCCTACGTCGCCTGGTTCGTCGACCACCGGCCCGACGACGTCACCCGCTACGGCGACCTCGACACCGGCTACATCGTCACCCCGACCCTGGGCACCGAGCCGGTCGCGGTGACCCACGCCGAGGTCGTGCGCCGGGCCGTGCGCGGCTACGCCGCCGGCCACGACGACCTGATGCGCGCCGGCGAGAACGCCGTCGCGCTGGTGCGGGGACTGCTCGACGAGGCCGGCATCAACTACCTGTCGGTCACCGGGCGCACCAAGACGGTGGCGTCGTTCGCCGAGAAGGCGGCCCGCACCGCCGCCGGACGCCCGCTGTACGACGACCCGACCACCCAGATCACCGACGCGGTCGGCGTCCGCGTGATCACCTACGTGCGCGACGACGTCGACGCCGTGGCCGACGTCCTGGCCGAGCAGGTCACCGTCACCGACGACCGCGACCTCGGGCAGGAGACGGCCAGCGAGGGCCGCTTCGGCTACGCGAGCCGCCACCTCATGGTCGACCTCGGCGGGCGCTCGACCCAGGTGCAGGTGCGCACCGTGCTCCAGCACGCCTGGGCCGAGTTCGAGCACGACATCCGCTACAAGGGCACCGTGCCCGACATCCACGTCGGCGAGTTCGACCGCCGCTTCACCCTCGCCGCCGGCCTGCTCGAGCTGGCCGACCGCGAGTTCTCCGAGATCCGCGAGCGGCTGCGCGGCGCCACCCCCGCGGTCGGCGTCGTCGGCGACGCCACCGCCGACGACGACCCGCGCCTCGACCCGCGGGAGCTGGCCGCCTACCTCGCGGGCCAGTACTCCGACGCCGGCTGGTCGCGCACCGACCACTACGGCTGGATCGCCGGGCTGCTCCTCGAGCTCGGGACCACCTCGTTCGACGAGCTCGGCGAGGTCCTCCGTGAGGCCGACGACGCCACCATCGCCGCCCGGATGGACTACCGGCACCCGCCCGGCGCCGTCCGCCGCCTCGATGACGCCCTGCTGTGGGTCTTCGGCGACCGCTACGTCGGCCTGCACCAGAACGCCCACCGGCGCCCGCT
- a CDS encoding PfkB family carbohydrate kinase produces MASVVVVGGANVDVVARPHAAPVPATSNPGSVAVTPGGVGRNIAENLARLGTTTHLLAAVGDDAHGRLVVGATRAAGVDVGGVRLVAAATGSYVALLDDTGELVGGVSDMPAALGPEHLDRDLLAAADLVVLDGNLAPATLAAAWDAATGPVALDPVSVPKAARLAPTAAGRRLFLLSAGGAELAALSAGGAPAADLTWERRGPAGSTLTAPDGVHRLAARTAEVVDVTGAGDAMLAAFCHAWLGGAEPGEAATYAHVVAALTVSSPHTVRPDLTDELVRSLL; encoded by the coding sequence GTGGCGAGCGTGGTCGTGGTCGGCGGGGCGAACGTCGACGTGGTCGCCCGCCCGCACGCCGCGCCGGTGCCGGCCACCAGCAACCCCGGCAGCGTCGCCGTCACGCCCGGCGGCGTCGGGCGCAACATCGCCGAGAACCTCGCCCGCCTCGGCACGACGACCCACCTCCTGGCCGCGGTCGGCGACGACGCCCACGGCCGGCTCGTGGTCGGGGCGACCCGGGCCGCGGGCGTCGACGTCGGCGGCGTCCGGCTGGTCGCCGCGGCGACCGGCAGCTACGTCGCGCTGCTCGACGACACCGGCGAGCTGGTCGGCGGCGTCTCCGACATGCCGGCCGCGCTCGGGCCCGAGCACCTCGACCGCGACCTCCTGGCCGCCGCCGACCTCGTCGTCCTCGACGGCAACCTGGCCCCCGCGACCCTCGCCGCCGCCTGGGACGCCGCCACCGGCCCGGTCGCCCTCGACCCCGTGAGCGTCCCGAAGGCCGCGCGGCTGGCGCCGACCGCGGCGGGCCGCCGACTGTTCCTGCTCTCCGCCGGCGGCGCCGAGCTGGCCGCCCTCTCGGCGGGCGGCGCCCCCGCCGCCGACCTGACCTGGGAGCGGCGCGGGCCCGCCGGCTCCACGCTGACCGCCCCCGACGGCGTCCACCGGCTCGCCGCGCGCACCGCCGAGGTCGTCGACGTCACCGGCGCCGGCGACGCGATGCTCGCGGCGTTCTGCCACGCCTGGCTCGGCGGCGCCGAGCCGGGGGAGGCGGCGACCTACGCCCACGTCGTCGCCGCCCTGACCGTCTCCAGCCCGCACACCGTGCGTCCCGACCTGACCGACGAGCTCGTGAGGAGCCTCCTGTGA